A portion of the Citrobacter rodentium NBRC 105723 = DSM 16636 genome contains these proteins:
- a CDS encoding phosphoadenosine phosphosulfate reductase yields the protein MSVYKIPLEQNVLEAAEERIAWTLENLPRVCVSFSGGKDSGIMLHLTAKLARQSGKKISVLFIDWEAQFSCTIRYIEAMREMYSDVIEQFYWVALPMTTQNSLSQFQQEWQCWEPNTCWVRQPPADAITDTAFFPFYQAGMTFEQFVRDFADWFSNKRPAAMLVGIRADESYNRFVAIANLSKQRFADDKPWTTSAPGGHTWYIYPMYDWQTADIWTWFGRTRLPCNPLYNLMYQAGVPPRYMRICEPFGPEQRQGLWLYHVLEPERWATMCARVSGVRSGGIYAGQGNHFYGHRKILKPEHLSWQEYAMLLLFSMPEETAEHYRNKIAAYLHWYKKNGLDEIPQTQQGDIGSKDIPSWRRICKVLLNNDYWCRALSFSPTKPRSYQRYSERMKAKRKEWGILCNND from the coding sequence ATGTCGGTTTATAAAATTCCATTAGAGCAAAACGTTCTTGAAGCCGCTGAAGAACGAATAGCATGGACCCTTGAAAATCTCCCACGCGTATGCGTGTCATTTTCCGGGGGTAAAGACTCCGGGATTATGTTGCATTTAACAGCTAAACTTGCGCGCCAGTCCGGTAAAAAAATTAGCGTTTTGTTTATAGACTGGGAAGCGCAATTTTCCTGCACCATCCGTTATATTGAAGCAATGCGCGAAATGTATTCCGACGTCATTGAGCAATTCTATTGGGTGGCATTACCGATGACGACGCAAAATTCTCTTTCGCAATTCCAGCAGGAATGGCAATGCTGGGAACCGAATACCTGCTGGGTACGCCAGCCGCCGGCAGATGCGATAACCGATACCGCATTTTTTCCGTTTTATCAGGCGGGCATGACCTTTGAACAGTTCGTGCGCGATTTCGCCGACTGGTTTTCAAATAAACGCCCCGCCGCCATGCTGGTCGGGATCCGCGCAGACGAGTCTTATAATCGTTTTGTCGCCATTGCCAACCTGAGTAAACAGCGTTTCGCTGATGATAAGCCCTGGACCACCTCCGCACCGGGGGGACATACCTGGTATATTTACCCGATGTACGACTGGCAAACCGCTGATATCTGGACATGGTTTGGCCGTACCAGACTCCCCTGTAATCCGCTATATAACCTGATGTACCAGGCGGGGGTGCCGCCCCGTTATATGCGGATTTGCGAACCCTTTGGCCCCGAGCAGCGCCAGGGACTGTGGCTGTACCACGTTCTGGAACCCGAACGTTGGGCGACGATGTGCGCCCGCGTCAGCGGCGTGCGTAGCGGCGGTATTTATGCCGGACAGGGCAACCATTTCTACGGTCATCGCAAAATTCTCAAACCCGAACACCTGAGCTGGCAGGAATATGCAATGCTGCTGTTATTTAGCATGCCGGAAGAAACGGCGGAGCATTATCGCAATAAGATCGCCGCCTATTTGCACTGGTACAAAAAAAACGGTCTCGACGAAATACCGCAAACCCAGCAAGGCGATATCGGTTCGAAAGACATTCCTTCATGGCGACGCATCTGCAAAGTGCTGCTGAACAATGATTACTGGTGCCGGGCGCTCTCTTTCAGCCCGACAAAACCCAGAAGCTACCAGCGTTACAGCGAACGCATGAAAGCAAAACGTAAAGAGTGGGGAATCCTATGCAACAACGATTAA
- a CDS encoding M20 family metallopeptidase has product MNLEKYIAELQTLVNVDCGTSTIDGVARVAEIVRQLWLQEGWRVDTVNLGDAVGPGLFVTNKPDAEKFDVLLVGHLDTVFPPGTVAERPLSRDETRLYGPGVSDMKSGLLNILWAMRTLAPEHRERLAIAVAMNPDEETGSVHSHEWIGELAKKSRCVLVCEAARADGSLVKARKGMAGYHLTFSGVAAHAGNEPEKGRSAITALANSIVAINALADSSTGTTLNVGVVRGGSAANVVPDSAFAELDVRFWQNEEDARVRQALQTMCEQGFLEGVATTLTLVTHKPAMAASEATGELMALVEQAGKEEGIAISWQAVGGGSDANHTAALGIPTLDGLGPVGAGFHSPKEWLDIASIEPRIRLLRRILSQL; this is encoded by the coding sequence ATGAATCTCGAAAAGTACATTGCCGAACTGCAAACGCTGGTCAACGTGGACTGCGGCACCAGCACTATTGATGGCGTCGCCAGGGTAGCGGAAATCGTTCGTCAGCTCTGGCTACAGGAGGGCTGGCGCGTAGACACCGTTAATCTGGGCGATGCGGTGGGACCGGGGCTTTTTGTCACCAATAAGCCCGATGCCGAAAAATTCGACGTACTGCTCGTCGGCCACCTGGACACCGTTTTTCCGCCTGGCACCGTTGCCGAACGTCCGTTAAGCCGCGATGAAACCCGCCTGTACGGGCCGGGCGTCTCCGATATGAAAAGCGGCCTGCTCAATATCCTCTGGGCCATGCGCACGCTGGCCCCGGAACATCGTGAACGGCTGGCGATCGCCGTGGCCATGAACCCCGATGAAGAGACCGGCAGCGTTCATTCTCATGAGTGGATTGGCGAGCTGGCGAAAAAATCGCGCTGCGTTTTAGTCTGTGAGGCGGCGCGCGCCGACGGCTCGCTGGTGAAAGCGCGAAAAGGGATGGCAGGTTACCATCTGACCTTTAGCGGCGTAGCCGCCCATGCCGGTAACGAACCGGAAAAAGGTCGTTCGGCGATTACCGCCCTCGCGAACAGCATTGTCGCCATCAATGCTCTTGCCGACAGCAGCACGGGAACCACGCTTAACGTCGGCGTGGTGCGCGGCGGCAGCGCCGCCAACGTGGTGCCGGACAGCGCGTTTGCCGAACTGGACGTGCGCTTCTGGCAAAATGAAGAGGATGCCCGCGTCCGTCAGGCGCTGCAGACGATGTGTGAACAGGGATTCCTTGAAGGGGTCGCCACCACGCTGACTCTGGTCACTCATAAGCCCGCGATGGCGGCGAGCGAAGCGACCGGCGAATTGATGGCGCTGGTTGAGCAGGCGGGTAAAGAAGAAGGTATTGCGATTAGCTGGCAGGCCGTCGGTGGCGGCAGCGACGCGAACCATACCGCCGCGTTAGGTATACCGACGCTGGATGGTCTTGGTCCGGTGGGCGCTGGTTTCCACAGCCCGAAAGAGTGGCTGGATATCGCCTCGATCGAACCACGAATCCGCCTGCTGCGCCGCATCCTGTCGCAGCTTTAA
- the entA gene encoding 2,3-dihydro-2,3-dihydroxybenzoate dehydrogenase EntA, with protein MAGFDFRGKTVWVTGAGKGIGYATARAFAEAGAQVTGFDRAFVLSDYPFACEVMDVADAEQVSDVCQRLLAQTERLDVLVNAAGILRMGATDALSQDDWQQTLAVNVGGAFNLFQQTMAQFRRQQGGAIVTVASDAAHTPRIGMSAYGASKAALKSLALSVGLELAGSGVRCNVVSPGSTDTDMQRTLWQSDDAEQQRIRGFGEQFKLGIPLGKIARPQEIASTIMFLASDLASHITLQDIVVDGGSTLGA; from the coding sequence ATGGCCGGGTTCGATTTTCGCGGTAAAACGGTGTGGGTCACCGGCGCGGGCAAGGGCATTGGCTACGCCACCGCGCGGGCGTTTGCTGAGGCAGGCGCGCAGGTGACGGGCTTCGATCGTGCGTTCGTGCTCAGCGACTACCCGTTTGCCTGCGAAGTAATGGACGTGGCGGACGCGGAACAGGTAAGCGATGTTTGCCAGCGGCTGCTGGCGCAGACTGAACGACTGGACGTGCTGGTTAACGCCGCCGGGATCTTGCGAATGGGGGCCACCGATGCGCTGAGCCAGGACGACTGGCAGCAGACCCTGGCGGTTAACGTCGGCGGCGCGTTTAACCTCTTTCAGCAGACGATGGCGCAGTTTCGACGCCAGCAGGGCGGGGCGATCGTCACCGTTGCTTCTGACGCCGCCCATACGCCGCGCATCGGCATGAGCGCCTACGGCGCGTCGAAAGCGGCGCTGAAAAGCCTGGCGCTGAGCGTCGGGCTGGAGCTGGCGGGCAGTGGCGTGCGCTGTAACGTGGTGTCGCCGGGCTCCACCGACACCGATATGCAGCGCACCTTATGGCAAAGCGATGACGCGGAACAGCAGCGCATTCGCGGCTTTGGCGAACAGTTCAAGCTCGGTATTCCGTTGGGGAAAATCGCCCGCCCGCAGGAGATCGCCAGCACCATTATGTTCCTTGCGTCCGATCTGGCCAGCCACATTACGCTACAGGATATCGTGGTGGACGGCGGCTCAACGCTGGGAGCGTAA
- the ahpC gene encoding alkyl hydroperoxide reductase subunit C produces MSLINTKIKPFKNQAFKNGEFIEVTEKDTEGRWSVFFFYPADFTFVCPTELGDVADHYEELQKLGVDVYSVSTDTHFTHKAWHSSSETIAKIKYAMIGDPTGALTRNFDNMREDEGLADRATFVVDPQGIIQAIEVTAEGIGRDASDLLRKIKAAQYVAAHPGEVCPAKWKEGEATLAPSLDLVGKI; encoded by the coding sequence ATGTCCTTGATTAATACTAAAATTAAACCTTTTAAAAACCAGGCGTTCAAAAACGGCGAATTCATTGAAGTTACCGAGAAGGATACTGAAGGCCGCTGGAGCGTGTTCTTCTTCTACCCGGCTGACTTTACCTTCGTATGCCCGACTGAACTGGGCGACGTTGCAGACCATTACGAAGAACTGCAGAAGCTGGGCGTAGACGTGTACTCTGTTTCTACTGACACCCACTTCACCCACAAAGCATGGCACAGCAGCTCTGAAACCATCGCCAAAATCAAATATGCGATGATCGGCGACCCGACTGGCGCCCTGACCCGTAACTTCGACAACATGCGTGAAGATGAAGGTCTGGCAGACCGCGCAACGTTTGTTGTAGACCCGCAGGGTATCATCCAGGCGATCGAAGTTACCGCTGAAGGTATCGGCCGTGATGCGTCTGACCTGCTGCGTAAAATCAAAGCAGCTCAGTACGTTGCCGCTCACCCAGGCGAAGTTTGCCCGGCGAAATGGAAAGAGGGTGAAGCGACCCTGGCTCCTTCCTTAGACCTGGTCGGCAAAATCTAA
- a CDS encoding YjiG family protein: MSVPNARPVITDVFVEGARKGWNIATSSTLPNVVMAFIIIKALEITGALKGMGMVFAPLMGLFGLPGEAAAVLIGGWMSMGGGIGVAIGLFDKGILTGQHLAILAPAIYLMGSQVQYLGRILGVIGTQARRIPLMIAISIVNAFIAMLLMRIIL, encoded by the coding sequence ATGAGCGTGCCAAACGCCAGACCGGTCATCACGGACGTATTCGTTGAAGGCGCCCGTAAAGGATGGAACATTGCCACCAGCAGCACGCTGCCCAACGTGGTCATGGCCTTTATTATCATCAAAGCGCTGGAAATCACCGGCGCGCTGAAAGGGATGGGGATGGTTTTCGCCCCGCTGATGGGACTGTTTGGTCTTCCCGGCGAAGCCGCGGCGGTGCTGATCGGCGGCTGGATGTCGATGGGCGGCGGGATCGGCGTCGCCATTGGTCTGTTTGACAAGGGGATCCTTACCGGCCAACACCTTGCCATTCTGGCTCCCGCCATCTACCTGATGGGCTCTCAGGTGCAGTATCTGGGACGCATTCTCGGGGTGATTGGCACCCAGGCCAGACGTATTCCGCTGATGATCGCTATCTCGATCGTTAACGCGTTTATCGCCATGCTGCTGATGCGCATCATTCTCTGA
- a CDS encoding IbrB-like domain-containing protein has translation MQQRLKQELTRFLSSLSEEERIKAINEFRMVIHSVSPFRDEPVDCVLWVKNEQITPNDYNPNNVAPPEKKLLLKSIEADGFTQPIVVSQARSGEYEIVDGFHRHELGKGKAAIRSRLKGYLPVSCLERTRHERMAATIRHNRARGRHQIHAMSEIVRELALLGWSDERIGKELGMDEDEVLRLKQINGLQELFANRRYSKAWTVK, from the coding sequence ATGCAACAACGATTAAAGCAGGAGCTTACGCGCTTTCTCTCGTCTTTGAGTGAAGAGGAGCGGATCAAGGCGATCAATGAATTTCGCATGGTGATACACAGCGTCAGCCCATTTCGCGATGAGCCGGTTGACTGCGTACTTTGGGTCAAAAATGAACAGATTACGCCTAACGATTACAACCCGAACAACGTCGCGCCACCGGAGAAAAAGCTGTTGTTGAAATCGATCGAAGCGGACGGTTTCACACAACCTATCGTCGTTTCGCAAGCCAGAAGCGGGGAGTATGAAATCGTCGATGGCTTTCACCGCCATGAGTTAGGCAAGGGTAAAGCGGCGATCCGCTCCCGGCTGAAAGGTTATCTTCCGGTATCCTGCCTTGAACGCACCCGCCACGAACGCATGGCCGCGACGATTCGCCATAACCGCGCCAGAGGGCGTCATCAGATCCACGCGATGTCAGAGATAGTGCGCGAGCTGGCGCTGCTGGGGTGGAGCGACGAGCGTATCGGCAAAGAGCTGGGTATGGACGAAGATGAGGTGCTGCGCCTGAAACAGATCAACGGCCTGCAGGAGCTGTTTGCCAACCGTCGATATTCTAAAGCCTGGACGGTGAAATAA
- the cstA gene encoding pyruvate/proton symporter CstA, whose protein sequence is MNKSGKYLIWTLLSVLGAFALGYIALNRGEQINALWIVVASVCVYLIAYRFYGLYIARNVLAVDPTRMTPAVRHNDGLDYVPTDKKVLFGHHFAAIAGAGPLVGPVLAAQMGYLPGMIWLLAGVVLAGAVQDFMVLFVSTRRDGRSLGELVKEEMGATAGVIALVACFMIMVIILAVLAMIVVKALTHSPWGTYTVAFTIPLAIFMGIYLRYLRPGRIGEVSVIGLVFLVFAIISGGWVAESPTWAPYFDFTGVQLTWMLVGYGFVAAVLPVWLLLAPRDYLSTFLKIGTIVGLAVGILIMRPTLTMPALTKFVDGTGPVWTGNLFPFLFITIACGAVSGFHALISSGTTPKMLANEGQACFIGYGGMLMESFVAIMALVSACIIDPGVYFAMNSPMAVLAPAGTTDVVASAAQVVSSWGFTITPDTLNQIASEVGEQSIISRAGGAPTLAVGMAYILHGALGGMMDVAFWYHFAILFEALFILTAVDAGTRAARFMLQDLLGVISPGLKRTDSLPANLLATALCVLAWGYFLHQGVVDPLGGINTLWPLFGIANQMLAGMALMLCAVVLFRMKRQRYAWVALAPTAWLLICTLTAGWQKAFSPDAKIGFLAIANKFQAMIDSGNIPPQYTESQLAQLVFNNRLDAGLTIFFMVVVVVLALFSIKTALAALKEDKPTAKETPYQPMPANVDQIVAQAKGVH, encoded by the coding sequence ATGAATAAATCAGGGAAATATCTTATCTGGACGCTGCTCTCGGTACTGGGCGCGTTTGCGCTTGGCTATATTGCGCTTAACCGTGGAGAACAGATCAACGCGCTGTGGATTGTGGTGGCGTCGGTCTGCGTCTATCTCATCGCCTACCGGTTTTACGGATTGTACATTGCCAGAAACGTGCTGGCGGTAGATCCGACGCGTATGACGCCCGCCGTGCGTCATAACGATGGTCTGGACTATGTGCCGACCGACAAAAAAGTGCTGTTCGGTCATCATTTCGCGGCGATTGCCGGCGCAGGCCCGCTGGTCGGGCCGGTACTGGCGGCGCAGATGGGCTATCTGCCGGGGATGATCTGGCTGCTGGCCGGCGTCGTGCTGGCCGGGGCGGTGCAGGATTTTATGGTGCTGTTTGTCTCCACCCGCCGCGACGGGCGCTCGCTGGGCGAACTGGTCAAAGAAGAGATGGGGGCGACCGCCGGGGTGATCGCGCTGGTGGCCTGTTTTATGATCATGGTGATTATCCTCGCGGTGCTGGCGATGATCGTGGTGAAGGCGTTAACCCACAGTCCGTGGGGAACTTATACCGTGGCGTTCACCATTCCGCTGGCGATCTTTATGGGCATCTATCTGCGCTATCTGCGGCCAGGGCGCATTGGCGAAGTGTCGGTGATTGGCCTGGTATTCCTCGTCTTTGCGATTATCTCCGGCGGCTGGGTGGCGGAAAGCCCAACCTGGGCGCCATATTTTGATTTCACCGGCGTACAGTTAACCTGGATGCTGGTCGGTTACGGCTTTGTGGCGGCGGTGCTGCCGGTGTGGCTGCTGCTCGCGCCGCGCGATTATCTCTCCACCTTCCTGAAAATCGGCACTATTGTCGGCCTGGCGGTCGGCATTCTGATTATGCGTCCGACTCTGACCATGCCCGCGCTGACGAAATTCGTCGACGGCACCGGGCCGGTATGGACGGGGAATCTGTTCCCGTTCCTGTTTATCACTATCGCCTGCGGTGCGGTATCTGGCTTCCATGCGCTGATCTCCTCCGGCACCACGCCGAAGATGCTGGCGAATGAAGGGCAGGCCTGCTTTATCGGCTACGGCGGTATGCTGATGGAGTCCTTTGTGGCGATTATGGCGCTGGTTTCCGCCTGTATTATCGATCCGGGCGTCTATTTCGCGATGAACAGCCCGATGGCGGTGCTGGCGCCGGCCGGAACGACGGACGTGGTAGCTTCTGCCGCTCAGGTGGTCAGTAGCTGGGGCTTTACGATTACCCCGGACACGCTGAATCAGATCGCCAGTGAAGTGGGTGAACAATCGATCATTTCCCGTGCGGGCGGCGCGCCGACGCTGGCGGTGGGGATGGCGTACATTCTGCACGGTGCGCTGGGCGGCATGATGGACGTGGCCTTCTGGTATCACTTCGCTATTCTGTTTGAAGCGCTGTTCATTCTGACCGCGGTGGACGCAGGCACGCGTGCGGCGCGCTTTATGCTACAGGATCTGCTGGGCGTCATCTCTCCGGGGCTGAAGCGTACCGATTCGCTTCCCGCCAACCTGCTGGCGACGGCGCTGTGCGTACTGGCGTGGGGCTATTTCTTGCATCAGGGGGTAGTCGATCCGTTAGGCGGCATTAACACCCTGTGGCCGCTGTTCGGCATTGCCAACCAGATGCTGGCGGGAATGGCGCTGATGCTCTGCGCGGTGGTGCTGTTCAGGATGAAGCGCCAGCGCTACGCGTGGGTGGCGCTGGCGCCAACGGCATGGCTGCTGATTTGTACGCTGACCGCCGGCTGGCAGAAGGCCTTTAGCCCGGATGCGAAAATCGGCTTCCTGGCGATTGCCAACAAGTTCCAGGCGATGATCGACAGCGGCAATATTCCGCCGCAGTACACTGAGTCGCAGCTGGCACAGCTGGTGTTCAACAACCGTCTGGACGCTGGCCTGACTATCTTCTTTATGGTGGTGGTCGTGGTGCTGGCGCTGTTCTCGATCAAGACCGCGCTGGCGGCGCTGAAAGAGGACAAGCCGACGGCGAAAGAGACGCCGTACCAGCCGATGCCGGCAAATGTGGATCAGATTGTCGCGCAGGCGAAAGGCGTGCACTAA
- a CDS encoding YbdD/YjiX family protein gives MFDTLSKAGKYLGQAAKLMIGVPDYDNYVAHMRATHPEQTPMTYEEFFRERQDARYGGKGGARCC, from the coding sequence ATGTTTGATACGCTTTCGAAAGCCGGAAAATATTTAGGCCAGGCGGCGAAGTTAATGATCGGCGTGCCGGATTATGACAACTATGTCGCGCATATGCGCGCGACCCATCCCGAGCAGACGCCGATGACCTATGAAGAGTTTTTCCGCGAGCGTCAGGATGCGCGCTATGGAGGGAAGGGGGGCGCGCGCTGCTGCTGA
- the citR gene encoding DNA-binding transcriptional repressor CitR, translating to MANLYDLKKFDLNLLVIFECIYQHLSISKAAETLYITPSAVSQSLQRLRTQLNDPLFIRSGKGITPTTMGINLHHHLENNLNSLEQTINIMHETDIRKKFIIYGPQIIISSNVLMLIKQIRQNRNIEIEHHDIIASKESAEDLLAYRKADLVISLYAVNNLSIVCKPSRPVECVLICNKDHPRIHEHSSLDEITEEQFTMLMHDDPGVKEFQLHPDNIIKGRKIGFRSQSVISIANVIATTDIIGFIPKPVYDFYQPLLGFKRVAYPLSTPSLRLYYMYNRASLNNKLFAEVISCLDNVP from the coding sequence ATGGCTAACCTTTACGATCTCAAAAAGTTCGACCTTAACTTGTTAGTTATATTTGAATGCATTTATCAACATCTCAGCATCAGCAAAGCGGCCGAAACGCTTTACATCACGCCCTCTGCGGTTAGCCAGTCGTTACAGCGGCTACGGACTCAGCTAAACGATCCCTTATTCATCCGTTCGGGCAAAGGCATTACGCCGACCACAATGGGAATTAACTTACATCACCATCTTGAAAATAATCTAAATAGTCTCGAGCAAACCATAAATATTATGCATGAGACGGATATCAGAAAGAAATTCATTATCTATGGTCCACAAATAATTATCTCCAGCAATGTCTTAATGCTGATTAAGCAGATCCGTCAAAACAGGAACATTGAAATTGAGCATCACGATATTATAGCCAGTAAAGAATCGGCGGAAGATTTATTAGCCTACCGTAAAGCCGATTTGGTCATCTCTCTGTATGCGGTGAATAATCTCTCCATCGTCTGTAAGCCCTCCAGACCGGTCGAGTGCGTTCTGATATGCAATAAAGATCATCCGCGTATTCATGAACATTCATCACTGGACGAGATAACTGAAGAGCAATTCACAATGCTTATGCACGACGATCCGGGGGTAAAAGAGTTTCAGCTTCATCCGGATAATATCATCAAAGGCAGAAAAATTGGCTTCAGAAGCCAGTCGGTTATCTCTATCGCCAACGTCATCGCCACAACGGATATCATCGGATTTATCCCCAAACCCGTGTACGATTTTTACCAGCCGCTACTGGGGTTTAAGCGCGTCGCCTACCCCTTATCAACCCCCTCGTTGCGTCTCTATTATATGTATAATCGCGCTTCGCTGAACAACAAGTTATTCGCCGAAGTGATTTCCTGTCTGGATAATGTCCCCTGA
- the dsbG gene encoding thiol:disulfide interchange protein DsbG produces the protein MLKRTLLLALLPFGAYAEELPAPVKAIEQQGITIIKSFDAPGGMKGYLGKYQDMGVTIYLTPDGKQAISGYMYNEKGDNLSNQLIEKEIYAPAGRELWQRMEKASWLLEGSKEAPVVLYVFADPFCPYCKQFWQQARPWVESGKVQLRTLLVGVIKPESPATAAAILAAKDPAKAWRDYENSAGKMTLNVPASIDARYKETLNHNEKIMDDLGANVTPAIYYMSRENTLQQVIGLPDKQQLAAMMESH, from the coding sequence ATGCTTAAACGTACGCTTCTTCTCGCCTTACTCCCTTTTGGCGCATACGCTGAGGAACTGCCCGCTCCGGTCAAAGCCATTGAACAGCAAGGCATTACCATCATCAAATCCTTTGACGCGCCGGGGGGAATGAAAGGTTACCTGGGAAAGTACCAGGATATGGGCGTAACGATTTACCTGACGCCGGACGGTAAACAGGCTATCTCCGGCTACATGTATAACGAAAAAGGCGATAACCTGAGTAATCAGCTGATCGAAAAAGAGATTTATGCGCCTGCCGGACGTGAATTGTGGCAACGCATGGAGAAAGCCTCCTGGCTGCTGGAGGGCAGCAAAGAGGCGCCGGTGGTTCTGTATGTCTTTGCCGATCCGTTCTGCCCCTACTGTAAACAGTTCTGGCAACAGGCGCGCCCGTGGGTTGAGTCAGGGAAGGTTCAGTTACGCACGCTGCTGGTCGGAGTGATTAAGCCGGAAAGCCCGGCGACGGCAGCGGCGATCCTGGCGGCGAAGGACCCAGCGAAGGCGTGGCGCGACTACGAAAATTCCGCAGGAAAAATGACGCTTAACGTCCCGGCGTCCATCGATGCCAGATATAAGGAGACGTTAAACCACAATGAAAAAATCATGGACGATCTCGGTGCCAACGTCACGCCAGCCATCTATTACATGAGCCGGGAAAACACGCTGCAACAGGTGATCGGTCTCCCGGATAAGCAACAGCTCGCGGCAATGATGGAAAGCCATTAA
- the entH gene encoding proofreading thioesterase EntH codes for MIWKRHLTLAELNATSQNTMVAHLGIVYTRLGDDVLEAEMPVDSRTHQPFGLLHGGASAALAETLGSMAGFLLTRDGQCVVGTELNATHHRPVSQGKVRGVCQPLHLGRQSQSWEIVVFDEQGRRCCTCRLGTAVIG; via the coding sequence ATGATCTGGAAACGTCACTTAACGCTTGCAGAGCTGAACGCCACCAGCCAGAACACGATGGTGGCGCATCTGGGTATTGTCTACACCCGGCTTGGCGACGATGTGCTGGAGGCGGAAATGCCGGTCGACAGCCGTACCCATCAGCCGTTTGGCCTGCTGCACGGCGGGGCGTCGGCGGCGCTGGCGGAGACGCTGGGATCGATGGCCGGTTTTCTGCTGACCCGCGACGGCCAGTGCGTGGTGGGCACTGAGCTGAACGCCACCCATCATCGTCCGGTCTCGCAGGGCAAAGTGCGCGGCGTTTGCCAGCCGCTGCATCTCGGACGCCAGAGCCAGAGCTGGGAAATCGTGGTATTTGACGAGCAGGGTCGGCGCTGCTGCACCTGTCGGCTGGGAACGGCGGTTATCGGCTGA
- a CDS encoding nucleoside recognition domain-containing protein: MSSSDVKEQKTGAGAYFALAFAAVFFSGLLGGKEWYGVFDFTTLNGAFGRVVSGVSQQGDTIATTTSAFRGVGGNGAMDGFLFALGLIPAVMFALGMINVLEHYGALRAARRLLTPLLRPLMGIPGNTGLALIGSLQSTDVGASLTRNLSDEGQITEKEKDIFAMFQFSAGAMITNFFSSGAILFTLIAMDGTPAVPTSIGVCIMVMFVMKIFGANLMRLILTFNNKSAPVTTAEKGEA, encoded by the coding sequence ATGAGTAGTTCGGATGTAAAGGAGCAAAAAACAGGAGCTGGCGCCTACTTCGCCCTGGCTTTTGCGGCCGTCTTTTTTTCAGGTTTGCTGGGCGGTAAGGAGTGGTATGGCGTCTTTGACTTTACCACTCTCAACGGTGCTTTTGGCCGCGTCGTCAGCGGCGTCAGCCAACAGGGAGATACCATTGCCACCACCACCAGCGCCTTCCGCGGCGTGGGCGGCAACGGCGCGATGGATGGTTTTCTATTCGCCCTTGGTCTTATTCCAGCGGTGATGTTCGCGCTGGGGATGATTAACGTGCTGGAGCATTACGGCGCGCTGCGCGCTGCGCGCCGCCTGTTAACGCCACTGCTGCGTCCGCTGATGGGCATTCCCGGTAACACCGGTCTGGCGCTGATCGGTAGCCTGCAAAGCACCGACGTTGGCGCTTCGCTGACCCGCAACCTGTCCGATGAGGGTCAAATTACCGAAAAAGAGAAGGACATTTTCGCCATGTTTCAGTTCTCCGCCGGGGCGATGATCACCAACTTTTTCTCCTCCGGCGCCATTCTGTTTACCCTGATAGCGATGGACGGTACGCCTGCCGTTCCCACCTCTATCGGCGTCTGCATTATGGTGATGTTCGTGATGAAAATCTTCGGCGCCAATCTGATGCGCCTGATCCTTACCTTCAACAATAAAAGCGCCCCGGTAACCACCGCAGAAAAAGGAGAAGCCTGA